The segment CCCGACAGCAACCGCTGCAACAATAGAAGTGCCAGCCTCCGCCGCTGTCGCCCCAGCCGCTAAGGTAGAAATTGCTCAAACAGCACCCACCGGCATGGGCGGCCCGATCGTCCCAGCAGCACCCCAAGCCCTGCCGGCCGAACCATCAGGAGCCATGTCCCAAGTGACATCGGTTTCTCAGCTCTCCGACGTGCGGCCGACAGATTGGGCATTCCAAGCCCTGCAATCCCTAGTCGAACGCTACGGTTGTATCGCAGGCTATCCCGACGGCACCTACCGCGGCAACCGCGCCCTGACTCGCTACGAATTCGCAGCCGGCGTCAACGCCTGCTTAGACCAAGTAACCAAGCTAATTAGCTCGTCAACAGGTACCTTCGTCACCAAAGACGACTTAGCCATCCTGCAACGCCTGCAAGAAGAATTTGCAGCCGAACTCGCTACCCTGCGCGGACGAGTAGACGGCTTAGAAGCTCGCACCGCCGAACTCGAAGCCAACCAATTCTCCACCACAACCAAACTGGCCGGAGAAGCCATCTTTATCGCCAGCGACACCTTCGGAAATGGTGTCGGGCTGCACGACGACAAAACTGTCACCAACCTCGGCTACCGGGTGCGGTTGAACTTCAACACCAGCTTCACCGGTCGAGACTTGCTCAGAACCCGCTTGCAAGCTAGAAACGTCGCCAACTACAGTACAGCCACCACCACTGGTACGAACATGGCTCGCCTCGCCATTGACGGCGAGGACGGCACTCAGTTCTCCCTCGACCAATTGTGGTATCGCTTCCCAGCAGCCAAGGCGACAGTATGGTTCGGCCCGAAAGGACTCAGACTTGATGACGTTGCTGAGCTGACTGCTCCCTTGGAATCGAGCGGCAGCGGTGCTCTCTCCAGATTTGGACGTTACAACCCAGCAGTGTTCCGCGGCCCCGAAGGAGCCGGTGCTGCTATCAAATACAACTTCGGCCCCCTGAGAGCCACAGCAGCCTATCTCGCGTCCGAAAATAATAACGACGCTGCCAATCCAGCCAGAGGCCGGGGCGTTTTCAACGGTTCTTTCAGCGCTTTGGGTCAACTCAACTTAAATGTCACGAATGCCATTGACGTTGGTGTCAGCTACAACCGCAAATACAATCGCGCTGGCGATGTTGGCATCATGGGGGGTACGGGCAGTGCCTTAGCTAACCGCCCCTTC is part of the Microcoleus sp. bin38.metabat.b11b12b14.051 genome and harbors:
- a CDS encoding iron uptake porin; the protein is MNRTLWNLLLVSPAILGLSSVVSAAAIAAEAPATAEANQLATAKPSESKIVASVAETAAETVAEPVAAAPATTEKLALNSSAPAAETPIASFADAQKLAAIALPTSATALQTAASEINAAAPIAPSTTAPATEPLAAAVTAEPSAQALELAAPSSPTATAATIEVPASAAVAPAAKVEIAQTAPTGMGGPIVPAAPQALPAEPSGAMSQVTSVSQLSDVRPTDWAFQALQSLVERYGCIAGYPDGTYRGNRALTRYEFAAGVNACLDQVTKLISSSTGTFVTKDDLAILQRLQEEFAAELATLRGRVDGLEARTAELEANQFSTTTKLAGEAIFIASDTFGNGVGLHDDKTVTNLGYRVRLNFNTSFTGRDLLRTRLQARNVANYSTATTTGTNMARLAIDGEDGTQFSLDQLWYRFPAAKATVWFGPKGLRLDDVAELTAPLESSGSGALSRFGRYNPAVFRGPEGAGAAIKYNFGPLRATAAYLASENNNDAANPARGRGVFNGSFSALGQLNLNVTNAIDVGVSYNRKYNRAGDVGIMGGTGSALANRPFGQLATVSDNYGVQLNFKPSTRFQLGGWYGYTKAREERGGGSDMNAPRGKSTVQNGALFLALPDFGKKGNLLGLIAGIPPKVTESNFARDRNTSYHYEAFYRFQVTDFISVTPGVYVITNPEQNKRNDNIWVGVLRTTFSF